GGTTACCGGGCAGAACCTGGAGAAGTATCTCGGCATCCCCAAGATCGTCAACGACAAGCCAGAGGAAAATGCGATCGGAGTTTCCACTGGCCTTGCGTGGACCGAACAGGGCGGCGAAACTCTTTCTATCGAAGCGGCCTGCTTCCCCGGCAAGGGCAACATCGAGCTTACGGGCCAGATGGGCGACGTGATGAAAGAAAGCGCGACTGCCGCGCTCAGTTTCGTGCGTTCCAAAGGCCTTACGAAGGACTTCAAGTTCGCCGACAGCGATATCCACCTGCATATTCCCGAAGGCGCGGTGCCGAAGGACGGGCCGTCCGCCGGGATCGCGATGATGACGGCGCTGGCGAGCCTGTTCCTTAAAAAAACAGTCAGGCGCAATATCGCCATGACCGGCGAGATAACGCTTACCGGGCGGGTGCTGGCCGTAGGCGGGATCAAGGAAAAACTGCTAGCCGCTTACCGCGAGAAGATCAAAACGGTGCTTATTCCCAAGGCGAATTTAAAGGATCTTGAGGAAGTGCCGGAAAAGGTGCGCCGGGAAATGAAGATTATCCCCGTCACCAAAGCCGACGAAGTGCTTGAGATAATGCTCGGCAAATAGCTTGAGCTGGTTTGCGGAAAAGCCCCCCGGCCGATACCGGGGGGCTTTTTCTGGTCAGGCCGCTCACCCTGCAAAGAGCGACAGTCCTGCCGCGGGCTGGAAACACGCCTGTTTGTGCCAAACGGAAGTTCGGGCGCATGAATTGCTGTCGTGAAATATTTTTGGAAACGCGGCAATCCGGCAATTAAACGGGTCAGGCGGTTGCATTGGCGTCAGGCATTTAGCTATATTATTATTAGCGATATAATACTGCGGTTCGCGTTATGCGAACGCGCCGGGGTTCCGATATGATAATAGCCAGACTGGCGCTTTGCGCCGCTTTGCTCGCCGTTTCACTGCCGGTGCGCGCCTATGAAACCGTTTTAACCGACATGCAGGTGCAGGGCACCATTCAGGTGTCGCGCCTGAACGAGATTTTCAACCAGTATCTGGCCACCGTTCAGCTGGTTGACCCTGAACAGGCCACCCGTTACGGCCTGCATGACGCGGACCGCAATCTTACTCCGCGCACACTGAAAAACGAGCAGACCCGGCTGGACGCGTTCCGCAATTATCTCGCGCAGATTGACGCGCTCGATCCCGATGTCATGCCGCCTGACAGCGCGATAGATTTCAAGCTGTTCCGGGCCAAACTGCTGATTGATATCGCCAATATAGACCAGCTGCAGAACCTGCGCCGCCGGCCGCAGTATTATATGGAGGCCGTCGCTTCGATTTACGGACTGCTTTCCAAGGATTTCGAGCCTTATCCGATCCGCGCGGAGAACGCGCTGCTGCGGCTGGAGCAGCTGCCCGCTGTGCTTACCGAAGCCGAACAGAACCTGTATCATCCGCCGAAGATCTGGGTGGACAAGGCCATAGACCAGTGCAATGACGCCGAGAAATCGTTTCCGGATCTGATGACCGAGCTGCGGCGTCTGATCGGCATGGATCCGCTGCTGCGCCAGCGGGTCGAGAAAGCCGTGGAAAACGCCAAGAAGGCGGTTACGCGCTATCAGGAGTTTTTGCAGGACGACGTGATGGTGCAGGCGGACGGCGATTTCCGGGTCGGCGAGGAGGTGTTCGGCTATTATCTTGAGCGCTGGCACATGGTGGATGACAGTCCCGGCGGAATAATCAAGCGCATGAAAAAGAATTTCGCGAGCGCGTCCGGCGATTTCATGGAGGAATACGAGCATTACATGGAAACCTCCGGCCTGAGCGTTTCCAATTTCGACGACGTGCTTTACAAGATAGGAGAATCCCACCCGGCGGAAGATGAACTGGAGGAATATTTCCGCATGGAGCTTGAGCGGGCCTACAAGCATTTCGATAAATACCGGCTGCTGCCGCTGCCGCGGGAGCGGCTGAAGATCGTGCCGACGCCGGAATACCTCAAATCGCAGTCGGCGTTCGCGTTTTACAATGCGCCGTTCAGTCTGGACAAAAACCGCGTGGCGGAACTGTTTATCAATCTGCCGAGCCGCAAAATGCCGAAGAATGTGCGCGAAGCGGTTCTGCGGCTGGCTTTCAGCGAGCCGTACATCGAAATGGCGGTTGTGCAGGAAGCGTTTCCCGGCCGGCATCTGCAGGACTCGCAGTCGCTTTCGGGCACCCGCATCCGGCGGCTCATTCCGCAGCCGTTCATTCAAAACGGCTGGGCGGCTTACGCCCAGTATCTTGCGCTGGAACAGGGTTATTTCACGCATCACGCGGCCCGGCTTGTGTATCTGCGCTGGAATATGGTGCGCGCGGCTCGCGCCATGGCGGACGCGATGCTGCACAACAGCGAGATGGATTACAACCAGGCGGTT
This genomic stretch from Elusimicrobiaceae bacterium harbors:
- a CDS encoding magnesium chelatase domain-containing protein, giving the protein KSGNLSIAKTAIDRIIREYTREAGVRSLEREIGHICRKAAREFVESGKSVKVTGQNLEKYLGIPKIVNDKPEENAIGVSTGLAWTEQGGETLSIEAACFPGKGNIELTGQMGDVMKESATAALSFVRSKGLTKDFKFADSDIHLHIPEGAVPKDGPSAGIAMMTALASLFLKKTVRRNIAMTGEITLTGRVLAVGGIKEKLLAAYREKIKTVLIPKANLKDLEEVPEKVRREMKIIPVTKADEVLEIMLGK
- a CDS encoding DUF885 family protein, whose amino-acid sequence is MIIARLALCAALLAVSLPVRAYETVLTDMQVQGTIQVSRLNEIFNQYLATVQLVDPEQATRYGLHDADRNLTPRTLKNEQTRLDAFRNYLAQIDALDPDVMPPDSAIDFKLFRAKLLIDIANIDQLQNLRRRPQYYMEAVASIYGLLSKDFEPYPIRAENALLRLEQLPAVLTEAEQNLYHPPKIWVDKAIDQCNDAEKSFPDLMTELRRLIGMDPLLRQRVEKAVENAKKAVTRYQEFLQDDVMVQADGDFRVGEEVFGYYLERWHMVDDSPGGIIKRMKKNFASASGDFMEEYEHYMETSGLSVSNFDDVLYKIGESHPAEDELEEYFRMELERAYKHFDKYRLLPLPRERLKIVPTPEYLKSQSAFAFYNAPFSLDKNRVAELFINLPSRKMPKNVREAVLRLAFSEPYIEMAVVQEAFPGRHLQDSQSLSGTRIRRLIPQPFIQNGWAAYAQYLALEQGYFTHHAARLVYLRWNMVRAARAMADAMLHNSEMDYNQAV